GAGCCATTTGCCGATTCGTCGAGCATTCCCTGCTATTACATCGCCCGGGAAACGCGGGGTCGATTCAAAGTCATTCTGACCGGCGACGGTGGCGATGAGGCGCTGGCTGGTTATGCGCACTATGAATTTGCGGCAGCAAAGCAATGGATCAAGCGTTGTGCGGCGGCCGTCGGCTTGTGCGACGGCTTGTGGCACGATGCGTGGGCTACGTATTTTCAATCGAAGGCTTTGTTTCGGAGACGGTTCCGCGACGAATTGCTGTGCGAGGGTCCGGCACGCAGCGGTGGCTTTGCCGGCTACTTGGAAGGCGAGCCATTTTTACAGGCCGGGCCAGCCAGCGATACGTTACATCGTGCGTTGTGGGCCGATCGGCATGTCTATTTGCCTAACGACCTGCTGTACAAGATGGATATTGCCCTCATGTCGCACGGCATTGAGGGGCGATCGCCATTTCTAGATCACCGTTTGTTGGAATGGTGTCAAAGGTTGCCGGCCCGGCAACTGGTGCGAAATCGGTCAAAAAAATGCCTGTTACGGGCCGCTTACATAAATGAACTGCCCGGTGAAATACTTCATCGGCATAAACACGGTTTTGGAGCGCCGGTCATGCAGTGGCTGCGCGGACCGTTGCGCGAGATCGTGCAGAGCCATCTGCCGACGGAGTTGTTCAACGCCGAAGCGCAAACCAAATTAATGGAGCAGTTTCAGCGGAAGACAAATCTTCAACTAGCCCGCCAAATATGGACACTGCTGGCCTTTGCGATCTGGGCCAAACAATGGAAGGCGACATGGTAACAGAAAACAATATGGCGAACATCGGGGAAGCTGCCGAGATTGCACCGGGCAGACCGCCGATCGTATCGGTGTTGCTGCCGGTCTATAACCAGAAACCGGCATTGTTGGAGGTTGCGTGTGGTTCGATCCTGGCACAAACCTTTCGTGATTTTGAGTTCGTCGTGGTCGATGACGGATCGCGACGGCGCGACACGGTCGCCTGGCTTGATGGTTTAGCAGATAATGACGCACGAGTTCGCGTGTACCATGAGCCGCATCGGGGGCTGACGCGAACGTTGAATGTGGGGCTGGCGTATTGCCGGGGCGATTTTATCTGTCGGCAAGATTCCGACGATTGGTCAGACCCTCAGCGGCTGCAATCGCAAATCGAATTTCTGCAAGAACGTTCGGATTTAGCCGTGGTGGGTAGCTGGGCCATGCTGCATCGAGACGACGCGGTGCCGCTGTGGATTGATCGATTGCCCACCGCCGCGCAGGATATTGCGGCGGCGTTTACGCACCAAAATCCGTTTTGCCACGGGGCCATTTGTTTCCGTCGCGCGGCGGCGGAAACCATCGGCGGATACCGCGAGGAGTTTACCACGAGCCAGGATTACGATTTTTTGTGGCGGTTGTGCGAACGCTTCGGCGGGGAAAACTTGCCGGAGGTGTTGTATCATCGTCGGTTTACAGCCACTGCGATATCGACAAATCGAGCGCGGGATCAGGCACGCAATCGTGCTTTGGCACGACGGTTGGGCGCCATGCGGTCTTGCGGACAAACCGAAGATTTTCCTCGGGCGATGCAAGAAGCTGCCGGCGACGAGGAAGGCAAAGCACTATCAGCGCTGTCGACGCAAGGAGATTATTTGCTATTGTCGGGCCACTATCTGGCGGCGTTGAAGGCCCATTTGCGCGCAGTGCTGCGGGCGCCATGGCGGCAGTTGCCCTATTTGAAGACGTTGCGCTGGGCGTTGTACGTGCTTGCGCCGGCATTACGACCGCGGTTGTTTGGACATATGCGATCAGTAGAAAACGGCATGGTTGCTTCGAACGGGTAGTAAAGACGAATTCATGGAAAACTTTGTCGACATCCACTGCCATTTGCTTCCTGCCCTTGACGACGGCGCCAAGAACATTGACGAATCGTTGGCGATGGCTCGAATGGCGGTGGCCGATGGCATTCGAGCCATCGTGGTTACCCCGCATCAACTGGGGGGCTTGTCGCTGGATGGCAATACCATTCGCCTGAAAACCAACGAGTTGCGGCTGCAATTGCAGGCTGCAAACGTGCCGTTGGAAATCTATCCCGGCGGCGACGTGCGAGTGGAACCTGATCTGTTACAGCGGATCCAACACGGAGAGGTGCTTACGTTGGCTGATCGACAAAAGCACGTGTTATTGGAACTACCGCACGAGTTGTTTCTGCCCATCGACCAACTACTTAAAGAGTTGCGAGCCGCCGGGATGGTGGGCATTTTATCGCATCCGGAGCGAAACGAGGGGCTGCTATCCCATGAGAAGCCGTTGCATGACATTGTTAATCAAGGCGGATTGCTGCAGATTACGGCCGGCAGCTTGCTCGGAACCTTTGGCGGCCGCATCAAGCATTTTGCGGAAACGCTGGTGGAAAAGGGTTTGGTTCACTTTGTGGCCACTGACGCGCACGGCACGCAGGCTCGTCCTCCTTTAATGCGAAAAGCGTTCGAACGGATCTGTCAACTGGCCGACGAGAGCACCGCGCTGGATTTATGCGCACGACACCCGGCCGATGTGGTTTTCGGGCGTGATGTAGCTGGCGGCCAGCGGGCGACATTTCGCACCCGTTGGCGGCGCTGGTTCAAGCCGAGTCAGTCGAAGCAGTTTCATTGAGCGTGCGGTAAGCCGCAGACATTTCAATCAATCTCTGATTGTTAACAGGCCGATAGGACGATAGGAAAAGAGCAGCTACAATCACTCTTCTTATTGGCACGGAGAAGCCTGTCATGTTGTCTCACTGGGGTGGCGGAATGAAAAAAACGATGTTGAGTATTGCCTGCTGCGGCATGATCTTGCCCGTTAATGTGTGGGCTGCCGAAGGTCAATCCACACCTGGCGTGGAAATTGCAACAGTGGCGCCGCCTGCGGCTACGCCCATGGTCTCTGATGTGGCCTTGCAGGCAGGCAATGTTCTCCAAGGACAAGTTGTCGATAGCGCGGGACAACCCGTGAGCGGAGCTCCTGTTTCATTGCTCCAACAACAGCAGGAAATTGCCAAAGCGACGACCGCTGCCGA
Above is a window of Pirellulales bacterium DNA encoding:
- a CDS encoding glycosyltransferase, which encodes MVTENNMANIGEAAEIAPGRPPIVSVLLPVYNQKPALLEVACGSILAQTFRDFEFVVVDDGSRRRDTVAWLDGLADNDARVRVYHEPHRGLTRTLNVGLAYCRGDFICRQDSDDWSDPQRLQSQIEFLQERSDLAVVGSWAMLHRDDAVPLWIDRLPTAAQDIAAAFTHQNPFCHGAICFRRAAAETIGGYREEFTTSQDYDFLWRLCERFGGENLPEVLYHRRFTATAISTNRARDQARNRALARRLGAMRSCGQTEDFPRAMQEAAGDEEGKALSALSTQGDYLLLSGHYLAALKAHLRAVLRAPWRQLPYLKTLRWALYVLAPALRPRLFGHMRSVENGMVASNG
- a CDS encoding CpsB/CapC family capsule biosynthesis tyrosine phosphatase, coding for MENFVDIHCHLLPALDDGAKNIDESLAMARMAVADGIRAIVVTPHQLGGLSLDGNTIRLKTNELRLQLQAANVPLEIYPGGDVRVEPDLLQRIQHGEVLTLADRQKHVLLELPHELFLPIDQLLKELRAAGMVGILSHPERNEGLLSHEKPLHDIVNQGGLLQITAGSLLGTFGGRIKHFAETLVEKGLVHFVATDAHGTQARPPLMRKAFERICQLADESTALDLCARHPADVVFGRDVAGGQRATFRTRWRRWFKPSQSKQFH
- a CDS encoding carboxypeptidase-like regulatory domain-containing protein, which encodes MLSHWGGGMKKTMLSIACCGMILPVNVWAAEGQSTPGVEIATVAPPAATPMVSDVALQAGNVLQGQVVDSAGQPVSGAPVSLLQQQQEIAKATTAADGSFQVNGVRGGVYRVVTFQGDGTYRAWPMNAAPPAAKPKIVLTQNSSDAHPVIKALTSPLAICAIVATAIAVPVALANRNHGSSS